Sequence from the Piscinibacter sp. HJYY11 genome:
GACCTACACCACCAAGAGCGGCATCCCGATCCAGAACGGCGACGTGCTGATCGCCGCCATCACCTCCTGCACCAACACCTCGAACCCCGCCGTGCTGCTGGCCGCGGGCCTGCTGGCCAAGAAGGCGGTGGAGGCGGGCCTGACCGTCAAGCCGCACGTGAAGACCTCGCTTGCCCCGGGCTCGCGTGTCGTCACCACCTACCTCGACAAGGCCGGCCTCACGCCCTACCTCGACAAGCTCGGCTTCACGCTCGCCGGCTACGGCTGCACCACCTGCATCGGCAACGCCGGCGACCTGACGCTCGAGCTCAACGAGGTCATCTACAAGAACGACCTGGTGTGCGCCGCGGTGCTCTCGGGCAACCGCAACTTCGAGGCGCGCATCCACCCCAACCTCAAGGCGAACTTCCTCGCCTCGCCGCCGCTGGTCGTGGCCTACGCCATCGCCGGCAACGTGACGCGCGACCTGATGACCGAGCCTGTCGGCAAGGGCACGAACGGCCGCGACGTCTACCTCGGCGACATCTGGCCGACCAGCGACGAGATCAGCGCGCTGATGAACCTCGCGATGGACGGCAAGGCCTTCCGCGAGAACTACGCGCAGGTGAAGAGCAACCCCGGCGAGCTGTGGGAGCGCATCGAGGGCGTGAAGGGCGAGACCTACACCTGGCCGCGCAGCACCTACATCGCCAAGCCGCCCTTCTTCGACGACTTCCACATCACGCCGGCCACCGCCAGCCTGGGCATCAAGGGCGCACGCGCGATGGCGCTCTTCGGCGACTCGATCACCACCGACCACATCTCGCCGGCCGGCTCGATCAAGGAGCAATCGCCCGCCGGACACTGGCTCAAGTCGCATGGCGTCTCCAAGGCCGACTTCAACTCGTATGGCTCGCGCCGCGGCAACCACGACGTGATGGTGCGCGGCACCTTCGCCAACGTGCGCATCAAGAACCTGATGATCCCGCCGGGGCCCGACGGCAGCCGCGAGGAAGGCGGCCTCACCATCTACATGGATGGCAGCAAGAAGTTCATCTACGACGCTGCCATGAAGTACATCGAGCAGGGCATCCCCACCATCGTCTTCGCGGGCGAGGAATACGGCACCGGCTCGTCGCGCGACTGGGCCGCCAAGGGCACGGCGCTCTTGGGCATCAAGGCGGTGGTTGCGCGCAGCTACGAGCGCATCCACCGTGCGAACCTGGTCGGCATGGGGGTGCTGCCGCTGCAGTTCAAGGGCGACGACTCCTGGCAGACGCTGGGGATCAAGGGCGACGAGAGCTTCGACGTGCTGCTCGGCACCGAGCTCAAACCGCAGCAGGACGCCACGCTCGTGATCTGCAGCAAGGACGGGGGAAAGCGCGACGTGCGCGTCACGCTGCGCATCGACACGCCGATCGAGGTCGACTACTACAAGCACGGCGGCATCCTGCCCTTCGTGCTGCGGCAGTTGCTGGCCGCGGCCTGATCTCTCTGCACTGATGCCC
This genomic interval carries:
- the acnA gene encoding aconitate hydratase AcnA, producing MATAKKPADHAFASTLKTVKTASGRSASYFSLPELAKTYPNVAKLPVSMRIVLESVLRNCDGKKVTADHVAQVANWAPNADRVNEIPFVVARVVLQDFTGVPLLADLAAMRNVAVQKGKNPRTIEPLCPVDLVVDHSVMVDYYGTKDAIDLNMKLEFDRNKERYQFMKWGMQAFETFGVVPPGFGIVHQVNLEYLARGVYEKNGVVYPDSLVGTDSHTTMINGIGVVGWGVGGIEAEAAMLDQPVYFLTPDVVGFELTGRLREGVTATDLVLTVTEILRKEKVVGKFVEFYGEGTESLTLPDRATIANMAPEYGATMGFFPVDARTLDYMRGTGRTKDEIEMLEAYFKAQKMFGIPRRGEIRYSKEVSLDLGTVAPSLAGPKRPQDRIELGNLKKEFSELFSKPVTANGFNQPPEKLHQTYTTKSGIPIQNGDVLIAAITSCTNTSNPAVLLAAGLLAKKAVEAGLTVKPHVKTSLAPGSRVVTTYLDKAGLTPYLDKLGFTLAGYGCTTCIGNAGDLTLELNEVIYKNDLVCAAVLSGNRNFEARIHPNLKANFLASPPLVVAYAIAGNVTRDLMTEPVGKGTNGRDVYLGDIWPTSDEISALMNLAMDGKAFRENYAQVKSNPGELWERIEGVKGETYTWPRSTYIAKPPFFDDFHITPATASLGIKGARAMALFGDSITTDHISPAGSIKEQSPAGHWLKSHGVSKADFNSYGSRRGNHDVMVRGTFANVRIKNLMIPPGPDGSREEGGLTIYMDGSKKFIYDAAMKYIEQGIPTIVFAGEEYGTGSSRDWAAKGTALLGIKAVVARSYERIHRANLVGMGVLPLQFKGDDSWQTLGIKGDESFDVLLGTELKPQQDATLVICSKDGGKRDVRVTLRIDTPIEVDYYKHGGILPFVLRQLLAAA